The following are encoded in a window of Magnetovibrio sp. PR-2 genomic DNA:
- a CDS encoding vWA domain-containing protein → MAGLMLTGLPAWSQDATSAPTTTQQNPETTPYSIILFDQSGSMGRFDSLAVSTIWMKTLARTFDAPRDVLLVGFDSRVHPPITFKIGPDIDMAKLGERLSAIKRDGKTTDFEAPLRYLSTANTVENAELVLLISDGKPEIWDPKLSHMSREVLGDSRYEALNAQVMTLRTAQNSSADIWQQLGPQFQKRNLDLIDERIKELGDKLANKTVIWDLSAESEHLKTWAVQLNSEYIPINIADEEQSISQLLFAVMTLQQKTSALMETPLQEGEQQRYETVLSVVQDTVPELNLQDQPPAPPVLPPHTPKHQTPPMHAKPVVKDAPIALEAMAQTVSPIREKAHISVPQQAPTLPRRTMFFIAFGVFALSAFFIVASVSWQLRRMQL, encoded by the coding sequence ATGGCTGGTTTGATGTTGACGGGTTTACCTGCCTGGTCACAAGACGCCACATCAGCGCCCACAACCACACAGCAAAACCCAGAAACAACGCCTTATTCCATCATATTGTTTGATCAGTCCGGCTCCATGGGGCGTTTCGATTCCCTTGCCGTTTCAACCATTTGGATGAAGACCTTGGCACGGACGTTCGATGCCCCCCGTGATGTTCTTTTGGTGGGGTTTGATTCGCGCGTTCACCCCCCCATCACCTTTAAAATTGGCCCCGATATTGATATGGCCAAACTCGGCGAACGGCTTTCTGCCATCAAAAGAGACGGAAAAACCACGGATTTTGAAGCCCCGCTGCGCTATCTCTCCACCGCCAACACCGTTGAAAATGCCGAACTGGTTTTGCTGATCTCGGACGGCAAGCCCGAAATCTGGGACCCGAAACTCAGTCATATGAGCCGTGAGGTGCTGGGCGATTCGCGCTATGAAGCCCTCAATGCTCAGGTGATGACGCTGCGCACGGCACAAAACAGTTCCGCCGACATTTGGCAACAACTTGGCCCACAGTTCCAAAAGCGCAATTTGGACTTAATTGACGAACGCATTAAGGAATTGGGCGACAAACTTGCCAACAAAACAGTGATTTGGGATTTATCTGCCGAATCTGAGCATTTAAAAACGTGGGCCGTTCAATTGAATAGTGAATATATCCCCATCAATATTGCCGATGAAGAACAGTCCATTTCCCAACTCTTGTTCGCCGTGATGACATTGCAACAAAAGACCAGTGCCTTGATGGAGACACCGTTGCAAGAAGGCGAACAACAGCGCTATGAAACCGTGTTGTCCGTGGTCCAGGACACGGTCCCGGAGCTCAATCTTCAAGATCAGCCCCCGGCCCCACCGGTCCTGCCACCCCACACACCAAAGCACCAAACACCCCCTATGCACGCCAAGCCAGTGGTCAAAGACGCCCCCATAGCTTTGGAGGCCATGGCGCAAACCGTCAGCCCCATACGCGAAAAGGCTCATATTTCAGTCCCACAACAAGCCCCGACGCTGCCCCGGCGCACCATGTTTTTCATTGCTTTTGGGGTGTTTGCGCTCAGCGCATTTTTCATTGTGGCAAGTGTGTCTTGGCAACTCAGACGTATGCAATTGTAA
- a CDS encoding magnetic particle specific iron-binding protein, translated as MPAPVCAAAKAAAQREIENETAAAAAKAGATKMGAGTAAKAGAAKMGTGAAGTKMAAVATKGAGATAKVAGAGATKTGAAGLLTAGKGAAISTWGPVALGVVAAALLYKYMKDKQSSPDLSETDMEIQEAIN; from the coding sequence ATGCCAGCTCCAGTCTGCGCCGCTGCAAAAGCAGCCGCACAACGCGAAATTGAAAACGAAACCGCAGCCGCAGCCGCCAAAGCCGGCGCAACCAAGATGGGCGCGGGCACTGCTGCCAAAGCTGGCGCAGCCAAAATGGGTACTGGCGCAGCTGGCACCAAAATGGCTGCTGTCGCGACGAAAGGTGCAGGCGCAACGGCCAAAGTTGCTGGCGCAGGCGCTACCAAAACAGGCGCTGCTGGTTTGTTAACCGCAGGCAAAGGTGCTGCCATCAGCACGTGGGGTCCCGTGGCGCTGGGCGTTGTTGCCGCAGCATTGCTGTACAAATACATGAAGGACAAACAAAGCAGTCCCGACTTGTCTGAAACAGACATGGAAATCCAAGAAGCCATCAACTAA